One Primulina eburnea isolate SZY01 chromosome 4, ASM2296580v1, whole genome shotgun sequence genomic window, TTTCCTAATTGCCTCACACTCCTCTTTGTGCTGCCTCTCAATCTTGCTCTCTTCAAATTGTCTCTTCAGGTCTTCTATATCATCTCGCGCCTGTAAAATCTGTTTATTTATCTCGTCTTTTAACTCATTGAAGTTCTCCTTCTCTCTGATGTTTGCATTAATCACTGCTTTACTTTTAAGCAATGGAATTTCAAAAGTATTGAGCTCTTGCAAGAAAGCTTTGGCAAGCCTTTCACAGTCACCATAGTTATCAGCTTCTTTTTCTACCTCCAGCACAAATGAGGTGAACTTCTTCTGCAGTTTCTTCAAAGGAGGCTCACCTCTTGTTGTTGTTGTACGGGTCAAAAGCCTATGCTTTATAATTATATCATCTTCAAGTGGGCCGAAGGCGTAATGAGCGGCCACAGTTTCTCCCCTCCCAGGAGCCTTCCTCCCTTTCAACATTTAAATAGTCCGATTTCTTGGTTCTGCAGTGAAAGAAGCCTCCTACACGCCACATTTGATTACAGAAATACACAATACAAGAGAACATCGAGTCAGATAATTAAAAAATTGATGTATTTTGCAATTATGGGAATTCACAAAGAGATTTCATCACTCAAAAAGCTTTTTGCTTTGATAGAATTTAAAACACCGAGACTGACAAGCTTAATTTACATATGAACATTCTTCTTCTATCATCTTACTGCTTCGTTCAATGTTTCTTTTCTTAATTCACGAGCAGCAGGATATTTTTTTTCCTCTAATTCATGAACATATCTCACAGACTAAATGGGGTTTCTGAATTCAACTTTCCATCACAAGTCAAACTAAAACAAAGGCCAAGAAAATAACATATGGATACTAAATCTGATAAATATATATCTGAACCATCTATTAATACTTGAATCAGCAGCTAGATGATAAAATCCCTCATACCTACGAGCAAACGAGAAAGGAAAAAATCGACGTGTGACAAAAGAAAATCACTGCTTAGTCGTCAAGAACGCAAATTTAACATTCACCCTGGGTTCTAAGATCGAAGAGAAATAAGATGGCAGAAGATACAGGAAAAGAAATTTGAGGCGGAGAGAATCGGAGGAAGAAGAGAGAAAATGCATACCTTTCCTTTTTATAGAATCAAAGCGATGAGAGGAAAGCAGAGAGGCAGAATGTGTATTATTTTAGTCTTTGGGTTCAGGGTTTTCTAAATATTAATGACTTCGGCCTcctgaaaatattatttttctcgCGCATTCTTGAAAAAAATCGTAATTATTTAggcaaaaaatttatttcatttttcattttcttatcTCTCAAATGTTGTGCAAACAACGTCGTACAACGATATTTATCATAATTATATCGTAGAATTTTGCTATTATATCATACGATTTTGttattatatcataatattttgtattcaatatataataaaatttgataaataaaatttttatattgatttttttaCAATGTAAGAATTGATTGTACAATTTTCGTTGTGCTTGTAGCATTATCTCCAAATTTAAACCAATAGAAGTTCCAGTTGATGCGGTGAAGGAGTTTCGGTCCTTTCATCAAGTCTCGGATCTAAACTGTAGCAAAGCACTAGACCATAATCTTGCCCTTTTATTTTTATGCTACAAGTAT contains:
- the LOC140828865 gene encoding THO complex subunit 7A-like, producing the protein MLKGRKAPGRGETVAAHYAFGPLEDDIIIKHRLLTRTTTTRGEPPLKKLQKKFTSFVLEVEKEADNYGDCERLAKAFLQELNTFEIPLLKSKAVINANIREKENFNELKDEINKQILQARDDIEDLKRQFEESKIERQHKEECEAIRKLIVMHPPRSQTQKIITELEKEIAMLEAENTAGSRTLDLRRKQFALLLHVVDELQNTIEEEQRSLMEEMRTAMDEHRAGMEDATGGTEDMVLD